A single window of Amphiura filiformis chromosome 17, Afil_fr2py, whole genome shotgun sequence DNA harbors:
- the LOC140137433 gene encoding ADP-ribosyl cyclase/cyclic ADP-ribose hydrolase-like: protein MELVNLLLRSFFLAILLSNVTAHLSRQRREITHSEDCPTPMTKGTTPNLEHIFVGRCLEFQQIHSSRYNCPGARVNCSDAWLKFKEAVVGQDPCNINDNAYDELLDLIPIEFADDMTLFWSGTNKLAHGYAAASPTTSTLEDSMLGYMVNGLNWCSSEGSDEYSSDPCPDQEPDSCTHTSTGVFWASVSTMLAKQASGIAIVMVNGSSPWPAFYNGSFFAKYELPNLDPDKVTNVRIIVAHNIGGPINEQCGRGSVKTMQELTAARGLAYTCEGTPRDVQSFQCVENAGHAECQPRTDATGGIVREGKMRKRIRTQTEPASSIS, encoded by the exons ATGGAGTTAGTCAACTTATTGTTAAGAAGTTTCTTTTTGGCAATATTATTGTCAAACGTTACAGCACATTTATCGAGACAGAGAAGAGAAATAACACACTCGGAGGATTGTCCCACGCCAATGACGAAAGGAacgacaccaaatttggagcataTCTTTGTAGGACGATGTTTGGAGTTCCAACAAATACATTCATCACGGTATAACTGCCCAGGTGCAAG GGTCAACTGTTCAGATGCATGGCTGAAGTTTAAGGAGGCTGTTGTGGGACAAGATCCGTGTAACATCAACGACAACGCCTATGATGAACTACTCGACCTTATTCCCATAGAATTTGCCGATGACATG aCATTATTCTGGTCTGGAACTAATAAATTAGCACATGGATATGCTGCTGCGAGCCCTACCACTTCCACACTTGAAGATTCGATGCTAGGATATATGGTAAATGGTCTCAATTGGTGCAGTTCTGAAGGCTCGGACGAATACAGTTCTGATCCGTGTCCAGACCAAGAGCCTGATAGCTGTACTCATACATCAACTGGCGTCTTTTGGGCTTCGGTTTCGACGATG CTTGCCAAACAAGCCAGTGGAATAGCAATTGTGATGGTCAATGGCAGTTCACCCTGGCCAGCGTTTTACAACGGCAG TTTCTTCGCCAAATATGAGCTTCCGAATCTTGATCCAGACAAGGTGACCAATGTACGCATCATAGTGGCCCATAACATTGGAGGACCAATAAA TGAGCAATGCGGTAGAGGCTCTGTCAAGACTATGCAAGAACTGACAGCAGCGAGAGGATTAGCGTATACTTGTGAAGGTACACCACG GGATGTCCAGTCCTTTCAATGTGTCGAGAACGCAGGCCATGCGGAATGTCAACCACGAACTGACGCTACTGGTGGTATAGTACGAGaggggaaaatgagaaaaaggaTCAGAACTCAAACCGAACCAGCCAGTAGTATCTCATAA